The nucleotide sequence TACATTACTGTAAATTCCAAACGTCATAAGACTGCCGCCTTGTTCGTAAATATTAACTTCTAATCTTGTCTCCGTCACAGATTCCAATATCTTGTTTACACCTCGATTACTCTTCCATCAAGTTTGAAGGGGACACTATTATACTACACAGCGGGATACCTTTACCAATACTTCCGACTgtagaaaagatacacatagCTGGAGGTAATGCACAGTATGACAACACGGGGACATTATCAGGAATATCCTATGGAAATCAATATCGACGACATGGTGATGCAAAAAGTACAAACCAGGAGACATTAACAGAAAAGGATATTTTGAATTTGCTTCGCTATGGAATGAAATGTCGACGAATAAAGGAGCTGATGTAAGTAAAATTCAAGACGTTTACCCTAACGGATGTAGATGGAGTAAATTCAGTTGCATTTAATTAAGGTTGTCGCATAAACATTGTACATTACGTATACAACTGATTCATTCATATGGGGACGTTCATTCCAGATAGGATGGTTCAGATAATGTTCTACAGACCTATGTATAATGAACATATATATTAGTCATCACATAAAGTTCTTTACTGAGTCATGTACCCGTGGCTATTTCTAATGATTTCATTTCGTAGTTAAGTTAATAATTTACAACAAGCTACTCATTTGAAGGAGGTCTTATCTCACGAAAATGTTGAACGACATCCTAGTTGCCTACACTACTATTACTTCAAGGCCCAATAACGTTAGGTCAATAGCTTTGTTTCTAACTACTGTAATAGGCTAGGTAAGGTAAGTACCGTTTACAATATGAATCCCACAAAGCGGAATGCATCGTATTGCCAATTGCTACCTTGCCTTTGCAAAGATTTATGTTACTGTTGGAGCACACACTGTACTGTGTCTTTATTTATATGTTTGATTTAAACTACTATTTAATCACATATAAGTCCCATTAGTTCCACAACATCACCATATGGTTGTAAGTTACAATGCCAGCCTATATCGATTACGAGTACGCCACATATAAATATTGCAAGCTAGTACAAAACTTTCCTTGTGTGCGCGTTGTATTCACCAATGGTCTTCATCAACATAGAGATTTTTCGCCCTAGTCAGACCAAACTCACAAAAACTGTACGTTTTCGCAGAATATCACTACCTTGTAAGAGAGGAATCATATGCTGTACATCAGTTTCGCTGAAAACAATTCTAACATATATTAAAGGTTTTCAATACTGATGTACAGTAATTAACAAACATGATACAAacaatttacttcgttcctcgcttacttgtctcctcacaaccttagcacccaattctaccgtgtctagtatgtcctggtaatcttttaacactgtgcaccctcagcgaCTGGCTCCCCCGGTCgttgcccttctcattctaccatccaaagtgtttacacaTACGTTTTTGTTGCGGATATAAAATCTTACGGAAATTGCCCTGAATACTGTACATTGGATTTTTACCTTCTATACATCCTTTGGGATTTCAGAATGTTTTACAGTCGTTaacagcctgataagtatccttttcttctAAAGGGAGGgagtttgggggctgtttttagtgtgcGACCCATGCCCATGTGTTCGTTTTTGAGTAACGTAACGTTACCTTCTCAGGTagtagttccgcgaaactgctTCGTTCGTTTTTACCTGTTCTGCACTAGCGTGGATGGGCGGTATCTCACCTTTTGTATACATGTTTTGTCTGTTATACTTCTTATAAGATGTTAGATCGTTTTCATGTACTTTCGTTACTTGGTTGCTTTTTCTAAGTGTTGGGATTTCACTTTTGTAGCATACTTTGTAAGCCACGATGTTGATCGTTTTCATGTACTTTCGTTACTTGGTCGCTTTTTCTAAGTGTTGGTTTCCACTTTTGTAGCGTACTTTGTAGCGGTTCCGCACTAGTGCGGATGGGCGGTGTCTCGCCTTTTGTTTACATGTGTTATATCTGTTATACTTCTTATAAGATGTTTGCTCGGTTTCATGTACCGTCGTTACTTGGTCGCTTTTCTAAGTGTTGGGATTTAATTTTGTAGCGTACTTTGTAAGCCGCGAGCCCCGAGCGGGGCGCGATGTTTTTGTCACGTATCTCTACTTTCTGTTAGTTTATGTCCCCACCCTGCTTCTTCCATTTCCATGGTTAGTTTACGTTCTTACGATAGACTACTTTTTCGAGTCTTTCCTAAAGTGAGTTTTTCAGTCATGTACTGGAGCCACTTGTAATTTGTCAATTGTTCGATGTTCCGCCCGGATCGGGTGGGGGATGGCCAGGATATTTGCCCCAGAGGCAGGACCTGTAGTCCTAGAGACCCTTGTTTGGTCTAAATCTTGTTTACGCCAGCACTTTGGCAAGAATTTGACACATGGCTGGCTAGCCAGCGTTCGAAGCTCTGGGACAAACTGGACCTCATCCTGTACCCCAATGGTTCTCCGAGAGGGGAGGGAATTGCAGGAGAGACTGGAGGTGAGGAAGAAGCGAGAGAGTTGGTTGGAGATGGAGTGGAGAGTGGCCAAGAGAGAGccggagagagagagagagagagaaagaggagagtggagagagagaggagaaagagaaattgccccccccccccaggtctCGGCGCCGTCCGGATTTGATATGACCAAGGgggaaggcaagggcaaggctcaatgCCAAGAAAAAGCCCATTAGAAGTTCCGACCGGAACGGACAGAACATGTCCGAGTTGAGGagagtggtacccggcgtggtacgcacacagagatggGCTCCGGGGAGCCCGGGTCCGGCAATACCCGAGAGGGAGTCCGGAACTGAGGTTCCACTCCGGATCCGAGAACGGTCCCGAAGCTGAGAACCGGAGCCGCAATCGAATTCTGGGTCCCCAGAGATTCCGGAGGGAGTCCAGAACCGACTTCCCACACCGGATCCAGAGCCGGTCCCGGAGTCGGGAACCAAGGAGATCAATgactgctgggcccccagaaTGGGGAGCAGGGGCAGAAGCCCGGTCCGCAGATCTCCAGACCGTATCCAAAACCGGCCCTGAAGCCGGGAGTCGACGAGTTTGCCGACTGCTGGGAAGGAGTCCGGTCCGCAGACCTAACCGGAGCCACAGCTGGTCCCGAGGACGGGAGCTGACGAGAGTaacaactgctgggcccccagaacggtATAGCAGGGGCAAGCTCCCAATCCGAAAAGAGAGCCGGTCCTTAGCGAGGTTCCCACGGCAGAGGGAGATACACTTATCCCCCAGCCTCAGACAAGGCCTCACCATCTTCCGATGACGGGTTTCGAAAACCAAGAGGAGACGCCGGTCCTCAGGACGGCAACAAGAGGAAGAGCCAGCTTGAAAGGCTCGTTTGACTGGTCTTCTCCGTCCCCTTTCTGGGGAGGGGGTAGGACAAAGACGGGCACTGAACACAGACATCGGTGCCGAGGAGCGATTGCAACCCACGGCCAGCCCGGCCGCGACATCAGGATAGAATGGAACCTGATTTGTTCCCCGGTGAGGACGTTCTGGATTGCAGAGCGTTGGTCAACCTGTTCGGCCTAGACGAGGTCGACCCCCTAGATTTTGGGATTACAGATGACTGTTACTCCCACTTCCCAGAGGAGGAAGAGTCTCCTACATCGGAGGGGAGTGTTGCCTCCGGAACTAACAGCGCGAGCTGTGACGTTCTTCCGGGGACACCTAGGGTTCGAGGAACCGGAACCACAACCACAATGCCTGGCTCGTGTTTCCAAAAGACATATTTGAATCAAGTACGGAAAAACGCTGGACGGCGTTTCCAGCAAAGGCAGAACAGGCCGTCGGAATTCCTGATGACGCGTGTGTAAACAGGCTCCATTTCCTGTTTATAGTCAGTAAGCTGCTGGCTTCACAGTTTATccttttacttaaaatattccATCAGAACAGAAGTTCATTGTCTCTTCTgcagtttttgtacataaaTTTAGTGTCCATTAGCATGTGGGTTGCCTCTTTACTACAGGACTCCGTTGTTCTTAGAAAAGTTGGCACAGACATTGCTGTGGTCAGAGTTTTTCTGGTAGCAACTCCAATCAGGAGATCTTTTAAGGATGGTTTAGAGAAAGTTACTTTACTGATTGGGTTACTGTATCATTACTCCAATTTGGCCCCTCCCTTTAGTTAGACAAAGAAAATGCTGGGTATGCCATGTGGCTTCAGAGGACCTTAACCCCCCAAGCCATGAGGACATAGGATTTAGTATTGTAGGAGAATTAGATACAAAGTTAAAGTTTTTATATCATATACCTGAATCTGTTCCTGCTGAAtgaatttcaattatatatacattcaagaagcctactgtaactgtaaaatataaattaatggtTAATCTCATCGTTCCTGATACTGATCACCATTGAAATCTCCCAGAAGCCTAGCTCTCGGCTATTACAGGAACTATACTATTCACTCTCCATTGCCATCTCATGGAAGGATCTTTAACCATTCTTATTGGAGAACACTAACTTTACTTTGCCTTTATATATTGCCCGCCATTGTACCTTTGGAACTCTTCCTAATAATTCTTGCCTGGATTCTATTCTATTTTCTCGCAAGGATTCAACTCTACCTTGACAGCCTGCAGAACAATCAACTTCCCTTCGGTCGACCCAATTGGACTTTAATTCATATTACATTCTGTGCCTTTATATTGTTTAAGGATTTGTttgtgttgtgtgtgtgtgtgaatgcaAAGTGGCCACCGGTGAGCAACCCAACTGTAAGTTAAAtcattcctttatttttcattagACTGGACCCCGCATTTCAATACTCTCCTACCCAAGTAAGAATAACTTtttcaatattcatattcatatttcatatattggacTCTTCAGTTACATATCTGAGTCTCACTGTTAAATCTATTGTTTCAATACAATTCTCTCTGTAGTATTTACTTAGCCAGCTACACACTGTTTCTTTGTGTCATTTTTGAAGTGTTCATCTGTCTTCATACTGGTGAGACACTAGTTATTAAACCTCTAGTCAACCCAAGGGGAGTAACATCCCTTACACGTGGAAGGACCTGTTTAAGTGCCCAGCCAAGGCAGACCAGGGACCTTCCTCCCACGTTTTCAAGAGTCATATCCAACGTAAGTTGGAGGACTTACTGGTCAATgtatacatgatattcacagcgcgtactccctcacctcatataacctatgcattaccgtattaacctcgctctagcatctggcaatttgtctgtatgtgagtgtggccatctcccttccgtaattgccAGCTTTTACGCAAGTATCGCTCTCTTATTGCTCTCACTAAATCCTAAGATTTCAATTACTTCGTCTAAAGATTAtcgttgtttttgtaattctttTTCATCTATTCAACGTCCTGCACGTTTGAACTGCTTTTTGTCTTTGAAACGTTTTTTCTTTCGTGATTTTCGAACGTTTTTTGGTTTACCTCGTGAACCTGGTTCACGTAGCGTGGCTAGGCCCGCACTTTAGTGTAGCGTTCTCCTAGCGTTTATTTACTTCCACGTACAGCAGTCATGTACGTGGGCTTACTTGCAGTTAAGTAACTGCTTTGTTTAGTTCTTCATACTGTTTTCGTACAGCAGTCGTGTACGTTTTCCCTTTGCAGTAAAGTAACTGCCTTGTTTATTTTTCGTACTGGTTTAGATACGAATTTCTTACTGTTCACGTACAGCAGCCGTGTACGTTTTCATTCTGCAGTAAAGtaactgtttttaatttagttttcacAGCTTCAGGTCTCGgagatttctcaaaaaaaaaagaagaaattttcggagatttctcaaaaaaaaaaaaaattttcggcgatttctcaaaaaaaaaaaaaaaaggatggaaAACTGCCGTTCTTGTAAGCAGTTCCGTCCGTTCAAAGCATGGGATAAGCATGATTTATGCCCAAAGTGTCGCCCATGCGGGAGTAAGCAGACCTGCTCCATTTGCCAGGACTGGACCCAGGAGCGCTGGGATTTGATCGGTACCTGGCTGGCGGATAAAGCcgcagagaaaagaaagaaggcggCTTCCTCAAAGCAGGGGAAAAAGAAGCCGCCGGCGAAGGAACCCCAGGCGGCCATAAGAGATGGCATAAGCCCTAAACATGGGGGAACGGAGGGCGCCATACGAGATGGCTCAAACCCTCCTCAGGAACGGGTatccatacgagatggagctaATTCCCGTGCGGCGTCAGCTCAGCCACGGCCGCGACCCCAGGAGGGTCCGTCCACTTCAGGCCACGTGGAGTCCAGAAGCCCCCGAAGACAAGCGGTGGCGGACTTATTTACTTCAACTCCGGGGTCATGGGACCACAACCGGAGAGATTTCTCGGGGTTCTCCCCGGAGAGTACGGAACGGCGCCAAAGCCGAAGCAGAAGCCGTACCCACAGCCGTAGCCGCGGTAGGAGCCGGGAAAGACACCGGCGACCTCGACGCAGGTCGAGGTCTGGCTTGTCGCCCTCGTCCTCGAGCGGACATTCTTCTGGGCGACACAGGGCCAAGAAACGAAAGAGGAGACAATCCCCAGATCCGGGGCAGGCTCTCCTTTCCCAGGTTAAAGACCTCCTGGGACAATTGCTACAAAAGCCGAGTCAACAGGACCCGGAACAACAAGGGGCTCCGTCAATTCCACCACAACCGGCGCCACCGCCAGCACCGGTTACGGACGATCTCGCCCCTGAGGAGACCCAGGCAGATCCCTGGGACGACGTCTCCTCCAGAGCTGATGATGCGCTGTCAATCGCAGCTAGTGCCCGCCTCCTCAGTGGAGACTCCGAGGCGGAGGATGAAGAACCCTTACGGGGTACAGAAATTTCGGCGGAAGCCTTTGAGAAGGCGACGGCAGTACTCCGCAGAGTCCTCGGCTTCGAGGAAAGGGTGGATGCGCGGGCCCACGAGGGGCCGGCATCCAAACTCACATTGAACGCGGCCACCCAAAAGCCTCGAGCCTCCATCCCGGTGGATGTGGAATGTAGAGAGCGGTTCGAGGCGGTGGCACAGGCGAAACGCTGGACAGCCTTCCAGCGATCAGCCCATCGCACTTTCCACGTGGGCGACGAAGACTGGGAAAGTCTTTTCACGCCACCCCAAATCCCGCCTCAAGTGAAGGAGAGACTTCGGTCGGCGGGTGCCTTAGACGGCAAAGACAAGTTCAGGGAGAAGGGTGCACAGACCCTAGAATCCTCCCTGTTCGACGTAGATAGGGCCTCCTGCGCAGGGATGAAGTACTCGTCAGCCCTATTACTTTTCGCCGAGCTATTGAACAGATCGTTCCAACAGGCCCAGGCATCGGGTATCTCCCGCAAAGATACCGCCGCCATCATTGCCCTCCTGGGACCCGTTTCCAGGATGGTATTAGACCAGTTCGCCCGCGTCTCGGTTAAGGCTACCTTGACACGTCGGGACCTGGTTCTGAACTCCCTGAATTGGTCGTCCAGATCCACGGCGGACGCGTTCCGCAACTTACCGATCCTGGGCAGCGACCTCTTCGGCGGCAAGTTCGATGACAAACTCCGGGAGGAGGCAGAGAGAATGAAATCTCTGAGGGAGGCGGACGAACACATGTCCCGCCCGACCTCATCCTCGCGCCCACGTTTTGACTCAAGACAAGGTAGCCGCTTTAAGCAGCCAAGATCCAGCTACAGTCAGAGTCGGGGCGCTCCGCGAACGCAGCAACAATCCGCTCCTTCGCGGCCCGAACACAGGCCGTACCGCCCGCAATACCGCGGAAGCCGCGGAAGCCGCGGGCGCGGTAAACGGCCCTAGGGAT is from Apostichopus japonicus isolate 1M-3 chromosome 16, ASM3797524v1, whole genome shotgun sequence and encodes:
- the LOC139982139 gene encoding uncharacterized protein: MSVFSARLCPTPSPERGRRRPVKRAFQAGSSSCCRPEDRRLLLVFETRHRKMVRPCLRLGDKCISLCRGNLAKDRLSFRIGSLPLLYRSGGPAVVTLVSSRPRDQLWLRLGLRTGLLPSSRQTRRLPASGPVLDTVWRSADRASAPAPHSGGPAVIDLLGSRLRDRLWIRCGKSVLDSLRNLWGPRIRLRLRFSASGPFSDPEWNLSSGLPLGYCRTRAPRSPSLCAYHAGYHSPQLGHVLSVPVGTSNGLFLGIEPCPCLPPWSYQIRTAPRPGGGGQFLFLLSLSTLLFLSLSLSPALSWPLSTPSPTNSLASSSPPVSPAIPSPLGEPLGYRMRSSLSQSFERWLASHVSNSCQSAGVNKI